ATTCCTTTGTTAGTTGAAGAATTTTTAAAAGAATTTGCGACTGAAAGTCATTTAGGTTTAAAGGAAATTGAGCCAGAGGCTTTAGAATTACTTAAACAATATGATTGGCCAGGCAATGTAAGAGAATTAAGAAATATTATTGAACGGTTAGTGATTATGACACCAGGTGCTGTTATTACAGCAAAGGATATTCCAGAAAGTATAATTCAACGAAAAAATAATCTGGATCTTTTCTCTTTAAACAATTTTAAAGAGGCAAAAGCACTTTTTGAACGTGAATTTTTGCGCAAAAAACTTCAAGAGTTTAAAGGTAATATAACACTCACAGCCCAAGCTATTGGGCTTGAAAGGAGTTATCTTCATAAAAAATTAAAATTTTATGGATTACAATAATATCCAATTTTCACCAAATATTTCTTTTAATTTTTCTCTCATTCTTTTTTGATGAGTGCCAGGCCAATAAATGCGTTTACATTTGGGACAGAATTTAAATTGAGAAAAGCTATGAGCAACATATTCAGGAATAGTTAATAATAATTCATTTTTTTCCTTTTTAACAAGTGGAGTATTGCAAACAATACATCGGGAAAATAAATAATAAGGTTTTAAATTATATTTGTTTACAATCTCTTTTAATTGTTCTGGCCATTTATCTGATTGTACAAAATAAACTGCTTTTCCTTTTAGATGTCGGCAATTTTTCCATTGACCTCGAC
The Candidatus Desulfofervidus auxilii genome window above contains:
- a CDS encoding Mut7-C RNAse domain-containing protein is translated as MEKFLVDIMLGKLARWLRILGYDAIYANIKEIHILFYYLENGYIFLTRRGQWKNCRHLKGKAVYFVQSDKWPEQLKEIVNKYNLKPYYLFSRCIVCNTPLVKKEKNELLLTIPEYVAHSFSQFKFCPKCKRIYWPGTHQKRMREKLKEIFGENWILL